One part of the Indicator indicator isolate 239-I01 chromosome 5, UM_Iind_1.1, whole genome shotgun sequence genome encodes these proteins:
- the RALB gene encoding ras-related protein Ral-B: MAASKSKNQSSLALHKVIMVGSGGVGKSALTLQFMYDEFVEDYEPTKADSYRKKVVLDGEEVQIDILDTAGQEDYAAIRDNYFRSGEGFLLVFSITEHESFTATAEFREQILRVKAEEDKIPLLVVGNKSDLEERRQVPVEEARSKAEEWGVQYVETSAKTRANVDKVFFDLMREIRAKKMSENKDKNGKKSGKNKKSFKERCCLL; the protein is encoded by the exons ATGGCTGCCAGCAAGAGCAAAAACCAGAGTTCCTTGGCCCTCCATAAAGTAATTATGGTTGGCAGTGGAGGTGTGGGCAAGTCTGCACTCACTCTTCAGTTTATGTATGATGAG TTTGTGGAAGACTATGAACCTACCAAGGCTGACAGCTACAGAAAGAAAGTAGTTCTGGATGGTGAAGAAGTTCAGATAGACATTCTGGacacagcaggacaggaggaTTATGCAGCTATCAGAGATAACTATTTCCGCAGTGGGGAAGGGTTTCTTCTAGTATTCTCAATAACAGAGCATGAGTCCttcacagcaacagcagagtTTCG GGAACAGATCCTGCGTGTGAAGGCTGAAGAGGATAAAATCCCTTTACTGGTAGTGGGAAACAAATCTGACTTGGAAGAGCGCAGACAAGTGCCTGTAGAGGAAGCTAGAAGTAAGGCAGAGGAGTGGGGTGTGCAGTATGTAGAAACTTCTGCCAAGACCAGAGCAAATGTAGATAAG GTATTCTTTGATTTGATGAGAGAAATCAGAGcaaaaaaaatgtcagaaaacaaagacaagaaTGGCAAGAAAAGTGGCAAGAACAAGAAAAG